In Syngnathoides biaculeatus isolate LvHL_M chromosome 5, ASM1980259v1, whole genome shotgun sequence, the following are encoded in one genomic region:
- the hamp gene encoding hepcidin-1 encodes MKALSIAVAVTLVLAFICILESSAVPFNEVKEAKGGDTPVAGRLDVDVDVGEPWTPYHARHKRQSNLSLCRWCCGCCRAYKGCGYCCRF; translated from the exons ATGAAGGCGCTTAGCATTGCAGTTGCAGTGACACTCGTGCTCGCCTTTATTTGCATCCTGGAGAGCTCTGCGGTCCCCTTCAATGAG GTGAAGGAGGCGAAGGGGGGTGACACTCCGGTTGCAGGACGACTGGACGTGGACGTGGACGTCGGGGAGCCTTGGACGCCGTACCACGCGCGGCACAAGCGGCAGAGCAACCTGTCGCTGTGCCGCTGGTGCTGCGGCTGCTGCCGGGCCTACAAGGGCTGCGGCTACTGCTGCAGATTCTGA